The following proteins are co-located in the Oenanthe melanoleuca isolate GR-GAL-2019-014 chromosome 4, OMel1.0, whole genome shotgun sequence genome:
- the FGB gene encoding fibrinogen beta chain: MKLLLLFLLFVSSVQSQGSLEYDDEDESPVIDIRGHRPVDKRREMAPTLRPVAPPISGAGYRPRPPKRGKTEDKKERIVYPDAGGCKHGQEELGVLCPTGCELRTTLLKQEKTVKTVINDLKAKVASLSESSSTFYEYVTVLEDKLVKRQKQKKDNDNLLSQFNTEVELQYSYIKDNLDNNIPSSLRVLRAVVDSLHKKIQKLENAIATQVDYCRSPCAVSCNIPVVSGKECEDIIRKGGETSEMYLIQPDPFAKPYRVYCDMETDNGGWTLIQNRQDGSVNFGRVWDQYKKGFGNVAKSGGKNYCDTPGEYWLGNDKISQLTKIGPTEVLIEMEDWNGDKVSAHYGGFTIQNEGNKYQLSVSNYKGTAGNALMEGASQLHGENRTMTIHNGMYFSTYDRDNDGWLTLDARKQCSKQDGGGWWYNRCHSANPNGRYYWGGTYSWDMAKHGTDDGVVWMNWKGSWYSMKKMSMKIRPYFPQ, translated from the exons ATGAAACTactcctgctgttcctgctctttGTTTCCTCTGTTCAATCCCAGGGCTCTCTTGAGTATGACGATGAG GATGAGAGCCCTGTGATTGACATTCGGGGTCACCGGCCCGTGGACAAAAGGCGTGAGATGGCACCCACGCTCCGACCTGTGGCACCTCCCATCAGTGGGGCTGGATACAGGCCCCGGCCACCGAAGCGGGGGAAGACGGAGGACAAGAAGGAACGGATAGTCTATCCTGATGCTGGAGGCTGCAAGCatggccaggaggagctg GGAGTGCTGTGTCCAACTGGATGTGAACTGCGAACTACACtgttaaaacaggaaaaaactgtaaaaacagTTATTAATGATTTAAAAGCTAAAGTGGCCTCACTTTCAGAGAGCTCGTCAACTTTCTACGAATATGTGACCGTTCTAGAAGATAAATTggtaaaaaggcaaaaacaaaaaaaag ACAATGATAACTTACTTTCTCAGTTCAACACAGAAGTGGAATTGCAGTACAGTTATATAAAGGATAATCTGGACAATAACATCCCATCCAGCCTCAGGGTCCTTCGTGCAGTTGTGGATTCTTTACATAAAAAGAtacaaaaactggaaaatgcCATTGCAACCCAGGTGGACTACTGCCGTTCTCCATGTGCTGTTTCCTGTAATATTCCTGTGGTTTCAGGCAAAG AATGTGAGGATATCATCAGAAAGGGAGGCGAGACATCTGAAATGTACCTCATCCAGCCAGATCCTTTTGCCAAGCCATACAGAGTATACTGTGACATGGAAACAGATAATGGAG gctggacTTTGATTCAGAACCGCCAGGATGGCAGTGTTAATTTCGGAAGAGTATGGGATCAATATAAAAAAGGATTTGGAAATGTTGCCAAGAGTGGAGGGAAGAACTACTGCGATACACCAG GTGAATATTGGCTTGGAAATGACAAGATCAGCCAGCTTACCAAAATAGGGCCCACTGAAGTTTTAATTGAAATGGAGGACTGGAATGGTGATAAAGTATCTGCTCATTATGGAGGTTTCACCATACAGAATGAAGGAAACAAGTATCAGCTTTCAGTTAGTAATTACAAAGGCACTGCAGGCAACGCACTGATGGAAGGAGCATCCCAATTGCATGGAGAAAACAGGACAATGACAATTCACAATGGCATGTACTTCAGTACTTATGACAGAGACAATGATGGATG GTTAACTTTGGATGCAAGAAAACAGTGCTCCAAACAAGATGGTGGTGGATGGTGGTACAACCGCTGCCACTCAGCCAACCCCAATGGCAGATACTACTGGGGAGGGACCTACAGCTGGGACATGGCAAAACATGGGACAGATGATGGTGTTGTATGGATGAACTGGAAAGGGTCGTGGTATTCAATGAAGAAGATGAGCATGAAAATCCGACCATACTTCCCACAGTAG